The Bacillus alveayuensis genome contains a region encoding:
- a CDS encoding bifunctional non-homologous end joining protein LigD (product_source=KO:K01971; cath_funfam=3.30.470.30; cog=COG3285; ko=KO:K01971; pfam=PF01068; superfamily=50249,56091; tigrfam=TIGR02776) codes for MKPMLPTLTFSVPSDNGWIFEPKYDGFRALLYIKQNSIVLISRNGHDISSSFPEITQFVQKLKSSLKQFLPLILDGELVYLASRYRANFEIVQQRGRLKSPEKIQDYSANFTCHYVVFDLLTIKGIDKTKTPLLERKEALQTVFQQGGLPLHADPYREELIQLVETSRSYQPLWEKIVQHEGEGIVAKQIDSYWEEGKRTKQWLKVKNYREALFFLLGFNITNGYFHVGVHEKGKIIPVGSFTHGLKEEERKALLHIIKENGDHKGSFIELEPAICVKLKFLSFLQGQLREPFFHSFALEHSWEECTLFQLKLKNHFIHHDVRFTHLDKLLWPKTNVKKENYLAYLLDISSFMLPFLHDRALTVVRYPHGLLGEAFFQKNCPDYAPSFIQKFKIDDIKYIVCQNISTLMWLGNQLAIEFHIPFHTVKSHRPKEIVFDLDPPGKQYFHLAVKAAIELQKCFIRLNIRAFPKLSGNKGIQLHIPLSSELLTFEETRQFTAFFANYLTKRFPDFFTTERLKKKRGLRLYVDYIQHAEGKTIIAPYSVRGNERGTVAAPLFWDEVNEELQVDTFTMNRVLQRLKKRGCPMKTYFQVKNEAIKTVIEQLNDLS; via the coding sequence ATGAAACCGATGCTTCCTACTTTAACATTTTCTGTACCCAGTGATAACGGGTGGATATTCGAGCCAAAATATGATGGATTTCGGGCTCTTCTTTATATTAAACAAAATTCGATCGTATTGATTAGCCGAAACGGCCATGATATATCGTCATCCTTTCCGGAAATCACACAATTTGTTCAAAAGCTTAAATCATCTCTTAAACAATTTCTTCCACTTATACTAGATGGTGAGCTCGTATATTTAGCATCCCGGTATCGGGCCAATTTTGAGATAGTCCAACAACGTGGGCGTCTAAAATCACCTGAGAAAATACAGGATTATTCGGCGAACTTTACATGCCATTATGTTGTTTTTGATTTATTAACAATTAAAGGAATTGATAAGACAAAAACACCTTTACTTGAACGAAAAGAAGCATTGCAAACGGTTTTTCAACAAGGGGGCTTACCTCTACATGCTGATCCTTACCGAGAGGAGCTCATTCAATTAGTGGAAACGAGTCGATCATATCAACCGTTATGGGAAAAAATTGTCCAACACGAAGGGGAAGGAATTGTTGCCAAACAAATAGATAGCTACTGGGAAGAAGGAAAACGGACAAAACAATGGTTAAAAGTAAAAAATTACCGAGAAGCATTATTTTTTCTTTTAGGTTTTAATATAACGAATGGCTACTTTCATGTAGGGGTTCACGAAAAAGGAAAAATAATTCCAGTTGGTTCTTTTACTCACGGATTGAAGGAAGAAGAAAGAAAAGCTCTGCTCCATATTATCAAAGAAAACGGCGACCATAAAGGAAGTTTCATCGAGTTAGAACCTGCTATTTGTGTGAAGCTTAAATTTTTGTCCTTTTTACAAGGACAGTTGCGAGAACCTTTCTTTCATTCCTTTGCGCTTGAACACTCATGGGAAGAGTGCACGCTTTTTCAACTAAAATTGAAAAATCATTTCATTCATCATGACGTTCGTTTTACACATTTGGATAAACTGTTGTGGCCGAAAACGAATGTGAAAAAAGAAAATTATTTAGCCTATTTACTAGACATCTCATCATTTATGCTTCCATTTTTGCATGATCGAGCATTAACGGTCGTTCGTTATCCGCATGGCTTATTAGGAGAAGCTTTTTTCCAAAAAAATTGTCCAGACTATGCCCCATCTTTTATACAAAAATTTAAAATAGATGATATTAAATATATTGTCTGTCAAAATATTTCAACACTCATGTGGCTAGGGAACCAATTGGCGATAGAATTTCATATACCCTTTCATACCGTTAAAAGCCATCGACCGAAAGAAATCGTCTTTGACTTGGACCCACCAGGGAAACAGTATTTTCATTTAGCGGTCAAAGCAGCTATTGAACTTCAAAAATGCTTTATACGATTAAACATTCGTGCGTTTCCAAAGCTATCCGGAAATAAAGGGATCCAACTTCATATCCCACTTTCATCAGAATTATTAACATTTGAGGAAACCCGTCAATTCACAGCATTTTTTGCCAATTATTTGACAAAACGATTCCCCGATTTTTTTACGACTGAACGATTAAAGAAAAAACGTGGACTTCGTCTTTACGTGGATTATATACAACACGCTGAAGGAAAAACGATTATTGCACCATATTCCGTGCGCGGAAATGAGAGAGGAACAGTTGCTGCCCCACTTTTTTGGGATGAGGTGAACGAAGAGCTCCAAGTAGACACGTTTACAATGAATCGTGTTCTACAACGTTTAAAAAAACGAGGTTGTCCAATGAAAACATACTTTCAAGTAAAAAATGAAGCCATTAAAACGGTGATCGAGCAATTAAACGATCTATCTTAA
- a CDS encoding uncharacterized protein (TIGR01732 family) (product_source=TIGR01732; cath_funfam=1.20.5.920; cog=COG4726; pfam=PF09680; tigrfam=TIGR01732; transmembrane_helix_parts=Inside_1_6,TMhelix_7_29,Outside_30_30), whose amino-acid sequence MSKDGYYGAGFALIVVLFILLIIVGAAWIY is encoded by the coding sequence ATGTCAAAAGATGGATATTACGGCGCTGGCTTTGCGTTGATTGTCGTCTTATTCATCTTATTAATTATCGTAGGGGCAGCTTGGATATATTAA
- a CDS encoding hypothetical protein (product_source=Hypo-rule applied; superfamily=48452) encodes MTHHQLNHDAYAMMPHMSYGMMAPHMNMEMSYGNMMPNMNMEMPYGNMMPNMNMQMPYENMETNIHEMKNQDQIKDFCKKHRYYYMMMETDDGRQFDGIIENVERDRVYLLMPAGDETDERSMENGHNEEHPYGYRIYGGYGLGFPYGYGGYGYDHFPRRFRRFRRYPFPFARIRRFFFPFFY; translated from the coding sequence ATGACTCATCATCAACTAAACCATGACGCGTATGCGATGATGCCGCATATGTCATATGGTATGATGGCTCCCCATATGAACATGGAAATGTCGTATGGGAACATGATGCCAAACATGAACATGGAAATGCCGTATGGGAACATGATGCCAAACATGAACATGCAAATGCCATATGAGAATATGGAGACAAACATACATGAAATGAAAAACCAAGATCAAATAAAGGATTTTTGTAAAAAGCACCGCTACTATTATATGATGATGGAAACGGACGATGGGAGACAATTTGATGGAATTATTGAAAATGTAGAACGTGATCGAGTTTATTTATTGATGCCAGCAGGTGATGAGACTGACGAGCGTTCAATGGAAAATGGCCATAATGAGGAGCACCCATATGGATACAGAATATACGGTGGTTACGGTCTTGGTTTCCCATACGGATATGGAGGGTATGGTTATGATCATTTTCCACGCCGTTTCCGTAGATTTCGCCGTTATCCATTTCCTTTTGCAAGAATTCGTCGCTTTTTCTTCCCCTTTTTTTATTAA